AAGTACCTAACCTAACATATGTATAGCGTGCATCAAAAGTGACCCAGCAAAACAAACCTATTGCCTTGGTTCTAAACCTTATCACTGTGTTTGCGCTCGTTGGCAGCACATCTATTATCTGGCCGATGCTTGCAGAGCCCACCATACGGCTGGCCCTCCTTGCCAGTATCCTTGCTATTGTAACGATCATTATTTACAGCCCTTCCCCAACAACAGCTTTGCAGGGGTTGTTTCTGGTTAGTGCCGTCTTCGTACTGGCAAGCCATGTAGGGATTGCGCTGCTGGTACTCATCGTTGGGACGCTGTTAGGAACCCTGATCCATACTCTGAGCGATGCGAGACATAAGAAAAAGCCAACAGCGGCAGGTCACCTCAGGGCAAGGCTGATACAGGCATTATGGAACTGCGCGCAAATCATTGCAGAGGTAGGCATTGGTCTGCTGGCCGTTTTCGTCGTTTTGCTGCTCACGCAGACAACGCTACCCATGATTGCCATTGAGCTTTTTACCGTCATCACGGTACTGGTCGCGCTCTTCCTGGGGCTATCCTTATCCTATCTCATTCACACGCTGTTACTTCCCGATGCGGAGATCATTGCCCAGTTCCAGCATCTGCATGTATGGATCAAGAGCGGCGTATTCGTCACGGGCATCCTCGCACTGAGCCTGACGCTCACGAACGTAGGGCCTGTTGTGTATGCAGCTATGCTGCTCTTCGCCGTCTATCACATTACAAGGCCTGCAGTTTCTACCGTGTCCTTTAAAGAACAGATGGCTTCGCTAGAGACGAGTTACCACGATGAGTTGACCGTTTTGAAGCAAATCAGCAGAAAGATCACTGGCAGTATGCTGCTGGACGATCTGCTGCTGCAAATATATGAAGACATCCAATCTGTGCTTTCATTCGATACGTTTTATGTTGCGACCTATGATGAAACGTATGTCACAGTGGCTTTTCCTTTTGTGATGCAGCAAAACGAGCGACAGAATTGGGAAGTCCACGCGCTCGATAATGGCTATACCAGCCAGGTTATCCGTTCAGGCGACCGGGTGCATATTACGCTGAGTAATCAGCACCTTTACCCTAGCCTCCAGCCCAACACACAGGAACGGCAAGTAGCCGCTTTCGCCGGGGTGCCTCTCACCATTGATGGCGAGCAGTACGGCGTCATGGCGATTATGCATCATGGGAACGCGCGTGCATTCACTGAAAAAGACGTGCTGCTGCTGGAAACGCTAGCCTCTCAGACGAGTGTCGCTATCCGCAATGCGACGGTTTACCAGCAAACGATGATGTTGGCGCAGAATATGTCCTTCATCAACACATCGCTGCATGACGTCATGTTCAACATCGACCGCGCTGAAGCCCTGCAAACCGCCTGCGAAATCGCCGCTAGCCTGACGCATACCAAAAAAGCAGCTATCTTCGTCAATGACTTAGAGGAAGACATCCAGACAGCAGTTGCTTATACGGGCTTCGCAGAAGGCACCGCTCCGCCAGATTGGCGCGATATGGAAGATACAAGCTTCGACCCGGAAACGACAATCAATATTTCCGATACCAACCAGGCCAGCGATGCGATCCAACGCATGGCCCGTATCAGTGACTTCCGGGCCATCCTGGGGGTGCCGCTGCACTCCGGGGCGTCCGTCATCGGCAGCCTGAACGTCTACCATGACACACCCTATCAATATACAGCCAGCGAAGTCAGCCTGATGGAAATGTTGGCGAATCAGGTCGCCGCGGCGCTGGATAACGCGGAACTCCTGCGTGCGCTAGAGCTTTACGCCTCTGAGCAAGCTCAACTTGTTGAATTATCGCGTGCTTCCTCTGTTCAGCTTGAACTTGAGCAGATTGTCCTGAAGATCAACCAGGTGCTGCGAGATTTGTTCCATTTTGCCAAGGTCGATGTCGCCCTGACATTGCCCGGTCGCAGCGAAGACCTGCTGCTCACAGCCGATGTCGGCCAGGAGCACGTCACACGCAGCTACCGCGACTTAAAACAAATCCCGGAATTGACAGAAATCCTGGCAAGTGTCCGCTTCAACGTGGTGCGTTGGGATCTGGATAATGAAGGCCTATCCGATGCGCTGCGCGAGATTATGCAGCAGGTGGGTGATGTCATCCGCATTGGGGTTCCGCTCATCATCAATCAGGAAGTCATCGGCATTTTGCAGATGCGCAACGACACCAAGCATACCCTGACAGGCAACGATATTCGCCTATTGGAGATGGCAACCAACCAGATTTCTTTCCAGCTTTATAATGCGCGTCGCTACAACCAGACAGAAGAAGAATTGGTACAGCGGCTAGAGCAGCTTGCCCTTCTGGAAGAAATTGCTGTGCAGATCGCGCAATCGCTTGATACAGGCATTATCCTGCGTAATGTGCTAGAAGCCGCCATGCGTGCGACACAGGCCACCAAGAGCACTGTCAGCCTGATTACCTCCTCCGGCGACCTTGAAAGCACCATCCACGAGATGGTTCATAATCGCTTCACACGGCGCACAGAAGTACAGTCGCTTGAGGCGCACCCGCTGGCAGATGTCATCCAAACAGGGGAATATCGCTTACAAAATCATCTGCCGGAACCAGGCACAGCCGACCCGGACGATACGACAATCCCCTCAGCGGAAAATGTGCGCACTTATCAGTCCTCGCTGGCGGTGCCGTTGCAACATACGGGCAAAACGCTCGGCGTGTTGGAGGTACAAAGTACACGACCTGATTTCTTCACAAATGAGCAGGTCGGCTTCTTGAAGAACCTCGCTAGCCATGCAGCCATCAGCATCAGCAATGCCACGATGCTGCAAGAGCGTCAGCAGCAGGTGACGATGCTTAGCCGCTTGCGTGATATGACCCTCAGTGCTGTCGAGACCCTCAACCAGAATGAGATCATCCACGTCATCACGCGTGAATCGCTGGCGGTGCTCGATGGTTACCAGAGTGCCCTATACTACTATGACCCGCAGCTTGATCGTCTCATCCAGGTGACGGGCTTCATACGCGGTAAAGAAAGCGAAATTCCACGCGTTGGCGAGCCGCTCATCCCGGATGCGGCTGTTTATAAGGCCGTCCATGAAGCCGAAACACGCTACATCATGGATACGGCTGAAGATGCGGATTATCAGTCTTTCCGGCTGAAAGATCAGGTCCAACATCGCAGCATCGTGATTATGCCGATTGCACGGCATCACAATATCCAGGAAGTCCTATGCATCACATTCCAGAATCCGAAGTTCTTCGATGATGAGTTCATCAATACGGTCGATCTGTTATCGCTGCAGGTCGCGCGCCACCTGGAAATTATCTCTCTGAGCGAGAGCCTGAGCAGTAGCAACAACCAGATGCGCATTATCCTCAATGCTAGCCGCGATGGTCTGGCTTTGCTAGATCGCAATGGCTTCGTTCAATCTGCGAACCTGGCAGCAGAGCAATTGCTCGGCATTAAGGTCGATGCGGAAAACCGGGATTCCTTCGCTGAAATCCTGGCGAACAGCCTCCACCCTGGAGATAAAGATGCGGCTGAAGCGTATGCTCAGGAAGTCGATACCATCTACCGCACACGGGCGTCTTCAATCGCAGACCGGGAATACGTCATCCCCGCAGAGGGGAAGCCAATATATATTAAAGAGACGCACACCTCCGTCACAGATGATGAAGGGCGGCTTATCGCGCGTTTGGTCACCCTGCGCGATCAATCTGAAGAAAAAGAACTGGAAGAATATCGCCAGAAAGTGCAGAGCATGGTTATCCATGATCTGCGTGGCCCGCTGGGCTCTATCATTAGCAGCATGTACCTGGCATTGGCCTTGCTGCAAAATGACGCCGATACCGTCGATGAAAATCTGGTGCCTTCGCTAGAAGTCAGCCTGGAAAGTGCCAACCAACTGCTGCACCTGGTTGATAGCATGCGCGACATCGAACGTATGGATAAGGGTGAACTGCCGCTTGACTGCCAATTGCTGCCTGTTGATTACCTCATGGAGCAAGCTGTCGATGCCCTTTCCACCTCGATGGATGAGGCAAACCTCACTATTGAGACGCGTATTGCAGATGATATTACGGAAGTTTACGCCGATAATGACCTGATTCGCCGCGTTTTAATCAATCTACTGCAAAATGCTTATAAGTTTACACCGAGCGGTGGGCGTATAATGATAGGTGCAGATCACGAAACAGACGAGGAAAATCAGGTTCGGTTCTTCATTTGTGATACCGGGCCGGGCATCCCGGCTGATATGCGCGAGCGCGTCTTTGAGCAGTACGAACAGATCACAACCCAGAAGCCCTATCAGGGCGATAAAGGCAGCGGCCTTGGCCTGCATTTTTGTAAGTTAGCGGTTGAGGCACATGGTGGCCGCATCTGGGTTGCGGACGAGGGACCGCTCTCTGGGGCCTGTTTCGCCTTTACATTGCCATTAGCACCGGACTAACGTCGCTACAGCTCGCTATCTATCCGGCCCAAATGTCGCTGGCAGGTCATCAGCCGCCTCGATGTGAAGATCTGCGTTTAGTACAAACCGATGGTCATATCGAGAATTTATGATGAGAAATCGTCTTGCCCACATCCTAGCTGTGACCCTGGCAGGTATTACGCTTCTTGTCATTGTCGTTGGCTTCCCTACTACTGGATCTATCAGTGAGCACTATCTCGAAAGCTTTATATACGGACTTCTCGTCTTCTTTGCGATCATTTTCAGCATCCCGCTGAGCCAGGGACGCTTAAGCTTGGCCCACGCTATTGGTATGACGGCCTTTTTATCCCTGCCGAGGGAAGCCTTCTCCATTATGACGCTGATGATCGCGCTGGGAAGCCTTGCTGGGAGTCTGACGCTGGTACTGCGGCCACGCCCTTTCCATAGCTGGCAAGACCGGCTGTATACACTGATCTATATTGTATCCCGGCAGACAGTATCCTTCTTTGCAGCCGGGTCGATCTATCTGGCTTTGGGCGGCGTTGTGCCGATTGCACCGGGTTTCGCGTCTAACATCGTCCCGATTACGGCCTTTTCACTGGTTTATGTCGCCCTGTATCTGTTGATCTTCGCCTTACAAACGAACTATATTCAGTATGGGCCTTACCATATGACGCGCCAGAATGGCCTCGTCATCGGGATGCTCATCTTCATGCCGATCCCATTCTCCATTCTAGGGGGCTTCCTATCGCGTATTCATACATCACCAGCCCTGTTCATCGTGACGGTAACGGGCGCGGCAATGCTCATCTTCGGATTGTATATCCTCAGCCTGCGCCAGTTGCGGCTACAAAGAGAACTCCACGAATCACGCTTGCTCAGTGCGGCCACAGATGCAATCCGGGGCAATCTCTATTTACCGGATTTGCTGGAACTGGCTTATCAGGAAGTCGTTAAGCTGCTCGGCGTTGATTACTTCACAGTGGCGCTGCTGGACGACAATGGCGACGTGAGTTACCCGCTAATCATTGAAGAAAACGCCTATAAGCCTCATGTGCTCGGCGACCCGCCGCCGCCGGATCACGTGCTCATACAGCGCGTCATCGTCACAGGAGAGCCTCTCATCCTACCCCACGGCGTGCGTCATTACATGGATATGCACAAGCTGCCCCTGCCCAATGTCACAATTAGCAGTTGGGTGGGCATACCCTTACGTGCTAGTGGGCGCAGCCTGGGGGCCTTCGTCATCCAATCGCAGGGGCCTCGGCGCTTCTCACAGGATGACATCCGGCTTATCCGTATCCTGACGACAAATGCCAGTATCAGCGTAGAAAATGCCCAGGTTTACCAGCAGCAATCTTATCGGGCGGAACAACTCGCCAAGCTGAACATGGTCACAACAACCCTGACCTACAGCCTGTCTTATGACGAAGTCATAGAAACAGCGATGGCTTCCGCCGCGCTCATCACAGAAGCGGATGCAACCGCTTTATACGCCATCACCAATGACGGCAATTACTATCTGGCAGAACAACGAGGCCTCACATCTGCGGACCAGCTCCCGCCTGTGATGACACCACCTTATGGCACCGGGAATGCACCGCGATTATTAACGGTGGCCTCGTTGAATACAGCGCCACCTGCGGTACAGCGCATCCTGCGCGATGCACATATCAACGCCCTTGTAGAACTGCCCCTGTGGGTCGGCAATCAGCAGATGGGCGTCCTGGTGCTGTACTACAAGATGCCGCAAATATTCGCCTATGAACGCCGCGATTTGCTGCAAGCTTATGCGACGCAGGTCGCCCAGGCGCTGCATAACGCCAGCACCTTTGCCTCGACGGACCGCGCATTGGAACAGCACATCCAGCAATTGAGCGTCCTGGCGGAATTGGGCCAAACGCTGACAGCAGCGCTCAAAGATGCGCGGCAAGTGTACGAGACCATTCTGAGCTATATCGTCGATGTCACCAGAGCACCCCATGGTGCCATCATCATGAAAAATGAACATGGCATGCTGCACGTCCCGGCGCAGCACGGCTATCCTAAAGATTTCTTCAGCAGCGTCGCAATCTTGCGAGAAGGCATGATTGGGCAGGCTATGGAGAAAGGCTTCATGGTACAGTGCCATGATACGCACGCCGATGATGGTTGTGCGCCACTGCTACCGGATACCCGCTCCATCTTGCTGGTGCCTATCTGGCGGGGCAGTGCCTCTGTGGGGCTGGTCTTGCTAGAGAGCGAGAAAGTAGAAGCATTCTCCAAAAGCGACGCGGATTTCTTGCAGCAGGTCGTGCAGCAGGGCATCATCGCGATTGAAAATACGCAGCTTTTCCAGCGTGTCCGGCAAGCTCGCGACAATATGGCCGTTATCCTCAACGCCATGGAAGAAGGCATTTTGCTGCTCGGTGCAGATAGTACCGTGATGCAGGCTAACCCGCGTATGACGCTGCTCGGCCTGGATAGCGAAGATCTCATTCATCGGCCCATTGCCCACAGCATGGACAACCCGGTCAACGACCTCATCACACGGCTGGGCTTTGAAGATCAGGCACAGATCGAACGGCTCCTCCAGCGGCTCAACGACCCGGCCATCTGGTCACAATATGATACGCATAATTACACGCTTGAGGACAACGAGGGCATCCGCCATATTCAACGCCAGATTATCCCCGTGCGCGATGATCAGAGACAGGTGGTAGCGGCACTGCTGGTCTTCTATAACAAGACAGAAGAATATGAACTGGGGCGGCAGCGGCAAATGTTCTCTCGTATGCTCGTGCACGATTTACGCAGCCCCCTGACCGCTGTGACAGCCAGTTTACGCTTATTCCAGGAGTTGATCCCAGAAGACAGCCAGTACCGGTCTATCCTGGAAAAAGCAGTTGATGCCAGCCAGCGCGCCATCCGCACGGTGTTAATGCGCGCGGATTCCCTACTGGACATCGCCAAGATGGAAAATGGTGAAGTCGAGCTGGACCGTGATATCGCCAGTTTGCCAGAAATTGTCGATAAGGTGCTGACAGAGCTTATGCCGCTGGCTGTTGAGTTGAATGTCGAGATTCAGACGAATTACATGGATGACCTGCCCTTGCTCAACATCGACGGGGAAAAAACAGAGCGCGTCATCATGAACCTGATGGATAATGCCCTCAAGCACAGCCCAACCGACTCCGCCATTGTCGTGCAAGCACGCGATGTGGAAGACGGCTACTTGCGCATTAATATCATTGATCAAGGCCCGGGTGTGCCGGATTCTTATAAAGAGCGGTTGTTCGAACAATTTGTGCAGATTGAGGGCCAGCATGGTAAGCGCCGTGGCGTTGGCCTGGGGCTGACGTTCTGTAAACTGGTGATACAGGCCCAGGGTGGGCGCATCTGGGTAGAAGATAATCCCCAGGGTGGCAGCACCTTTAGCTTTACGCTGCCTGTGGCCCACATCCCGGAAATTATCGAGTAGCGGTGTCTATTTACGCTTTTCGCTATCCAGCACCAGCGCAAACGATTCACTGAGAATATCCAGCACATCGTCATAGGTGCGCAGATGATAATGCGTATGCCGCCCTGTGACGGTGGTGCTGTTTTTGTTGATGAGTTCATTACGCCAACGCGAATGAAAAACCTGGTCAAAGCTGCTGACAGAGCCGCCAGCATAACCATATGTATCGACCTGTGTCAGGGTTAAGGCCTGTACGTCCTCAAAGACCAGCGTAAAGCCATACCAATCGCGGCCTTCGCTGTTATCCGTCACCGCAGAGCCGTCAATCTGCCCGACAATACGCAGTTGACCGCCTGCCTGGGGGTCATAATGCAACCCATCAATGTGGATAGCGTCACGCCCTTGCAAGATACCTAGTGGCGTGTGAATGGGCTTATAAACAGGTTCTGGGAGATGCTTTTGCGGCTTCATCAGGACGTTGTAGCAGGCACTATGATTGACGGATTGTTTAAATGTTTCCAGACATTATTTTCAATTGAATAGCAATTTCCGAATTGTGACTTTTAAGCAACAGCCTGAATCAGAGCGGGACGCAGCATAGCTTTGTTGCGTCCCGTTTTATTAACCTATGACAGAGAACCTCTTAACGAGAGGCAACCCGGTTATGACTCTGTAATTTCTACCGATTTGATTGTATCGAATTGTTCGATGCTATCGACAACGGCCTGGTCTTTTTCACCCTTCACCTTGCCGAAGACAGCGTGTTTGCCATCCAGCCAATTGGTGACGATGTGCGTGATGAAGAACTGGCTGCCATTGGTATTGCGGCCTGCATTCGCCATGCTGATAGACCCGCGTTCATGCTTGATCTGTAGGGCGGAGGATTCATCAGGCCAGGTGTAACCTGGGCCACCACGACCATCACCATTGGGGTCGCCACCCTGGATCATGAAGTCTTCGATGACGCGATGGAAGATAAGCCCGTTGTAAAAGCCTTCTCGCGCCAAAAAGACGAAGTTATTCACCGTCTTAGGGGCACGATCTGCGAATAAGTCTAATTCGATAGGGCCCTTGTCAGTTTCAATACGAGCACTGTAATTCTTGGATGGATCAATGACCATATCCGGATAAGCATTGTATTTTTTAGCCATTCGTCACTCCTCAAGCTATTGAGCGATACAAAGATGATTCGCTATGTTGTCGTGGTCTCTATGTACCCAGGCTGGTTAAATAGCCCGGCTACAGGATAGCAGAAAAAGCTGTTTACACCATACAGCACCTGATTCAGGCGCCTGTACCATGAATTATTGACCTCATGCAGCGCATGCCCTGGTATACTCTGCCCTAATAGCATTTTTTACTATGGTATATAATCGTAAAGAAGAATGGTCATAGTCAGCAAGTCTTAACGCAAAGGCACCCTTAAATCCTTCATAATAATAGACAACAACACATTGAAGCGACCAATCTGTTTAACGCAATACCGTGATGAAACATATTTATATGGGCCACGGTAAGACATCAGGGCGCAGGAATCCCCGTCCAGGAGACGATTTGCGATGACACGCGTGCTCTATATCGAAGACGACTTCAATAACCGGGTACTGGTCAAGCGTGTACTCATGGCCGAGGGTTTTGAAGTCGAAGAAGCGGATAACGCCATTGACGGCATTGAGATGGCAAAATCAAATCCACCCGATATTATCTTGATGGACATCAGTATGCCGGAGATGGATGGCGTCACTGCGACCCAACAAATCCGTAGTTTACCAGGCATTGCCGATCTACCCATTGTTGCCGTGACGGCAAACGCGATGCAAGGCGATAAAGAAGCCTTTTTGGGTGCTGGGTGTGACGGTTACATCAGCAAACCCATTGATATCGACACATTTGTTGATCAGGTCCGGCAATTCCTAAAATAAAACGTACTTTGGCGGTGAAGGGCTCACAGGCTCGCGTCACCCCACCAGTAATTTCCACTCAGTGGGGCTGTTATGCAAAGGGAACGTATGACAACACGAACACCAATTGAACCAAGTGAAGCCCACGTCCTCGTCGTTGAGGACAATGTACCTAACTTTGTGCTGATCGCACGGATGTTGGCTTTTATGGGCGTACAACGTTGTGAATGGAAGACATCTGGCTGGCAGGTTGTTCAATTTGCGGAGACACTGCCGCGTATTGACTTGATCCTGATGGACATCCGCCTGCCTTACGAAGATGGCTACCAGGCACTCCAAAAAGTACGCGGCAATCCCAAGCTCAAAGATACAATCATCTGCGCGGTGACGGCAGAAGCCAGTGAAGACCAGATGCGCCGTGCACAAAAATCCGGTTTTGACGGTTTCCTGGGCAAACCGCTCGATCCAGACCGGTTCCCAGGCCAGATTCAACGGTTGCTGGCAGGCGAACAAGTTTGGGAGTGGCAGTAAAACGAACGCTTACACCAGCTCACATCGCTCAGACTGCTGCGGCTTAAGAACATAGGAAAGCCAATTTTAAAGGGCAATTTATGGATAATCTGCTGAATTTGCTGTCGTTGGCGGATCAGTTGGGGCGTGAAAGTACTTCTCCTCAGGCACTTTTGAATACCTTTCTCCCGCGTCTCGTCACATCACACACTGATATCACTACCGCGACAGTCTACCGGCTCGGCACAACAGCACTGTTGCAGTGGGCCACCCATGGGGAGCAAGATGCGCCAGCGCGGGTCGCGCTGACAGAGCATACGCGCTATGAACAGGCCCTGACCAGTGATGCCATCATCCGGGATCAAACGTCGCTCATCGCCCCACTGCGCGTACAGGATACGCCCCTGGGTGTGCTGGAGATCCAGTACAAAGCGCCGTCTGATTTGCGAGACGAGGTCGTGGGGGCCCTGGCTCAGCATCTGGCGCTGCAACTTAACCAATGCCTGCTCCGGGCAATCTTCGCCCGCCAGCAGATCGCAAGTATTGCCCTGCAAAATAGCCATAACGCCGCCGATGTCATGCAGACCATGGTCACAGCGCTGGATATGCCCCAGGCACAGATGACGATTTACCTCATACGCCGCAAAGACAGTGGGCAGGTCGATAGTCTCTATCGTCTCACGCCTCATGTGCCATCCAATTACCAGCAGATTGACACCGTTGCCCAGAGCGTGTTGCAGAGCTGGCACGATCAATGGCTGAAGTTGACAGACCTCATGTGGTATGCGGGGGCGGAAGAAGTCATCGCGCCGGAGGCCATGCACAGCGTGCTCCTCAATGGGAATACAAAGAGCGCTTATATGCTCCCCCTACGCTATGGCGAAACGTTGCTCGGCGTGGTTGTCGTTGCCAGCACAGATGCTATCGCCTTAACGCCTAGCGAACGGAGCATCTTACAAACCATTGCAGATAAAGCCGCCATTACGTTGCAGCAAATCCAACTCAATGTTAAACGCGACCAGCAGACGTCTAACGCGGTAACAGCGACCAGAGGTGAAAATGCTGCATTCAACACAGACGCAGATATTCAACGTCTGCAAGAATTCACAGCATACAGTCACGTGGTGCAGTCTGTATTCGATGAAGATGCCATCCTGAAAGCCACACTTGAAGCGATCTTCATGGTAGTGAATGCGCAGTATGTTGCGATCAGCCTCTATAACCAGACGACGCAGACGTTAGAAATGCGTGCAGAGCAGCACTTTGAGACGCAGTCCATCAATAACCAGGAACTTATCACCGAGCAAACGCATACTCTCGCTTACCGGGCATGGACTGCCCAGGCGATGCGCCAGATTGATGACCTGAGCACGGAATCGGATGTCGTCCATCCACAGCGGAGCAGCCTGAAAACTGTGCTTGATCTCATCATTCAGGGGCGCAGCGGCATCCTAGGCATTCTTGAGATCGGCAGCCAAGATGTGGCCGCTTTTACAGATACGGATGTTACCCTGCTGATTCAGATTTCGAGCCAGTTAGGGATCGCGTTGGCGAATGTCGCGACATATCTGATGAGTTCTCGTAGAGCCACCATGAAAACGCTCACGAATGAAATCTCGGGCCGCATCCAGCGCCAATCCGATATGGAGGGATTGATGCAAGTGACGGTCGAAGCGTTGAGTAAGGCACTCCATGCTGAAAAAGCACGTATTCGCCTGGGTGTCGATGCGCCGACGTTGATGCAAAAGGATGCCCAATGAACGCCATCTGGAATTCAATCTTCGACGTCTCCCCTTATTCAACGATCACGCAGCGCCATCGCGCCCGTATTGTTGAAATCTTCGGCCTGCTAGCAGTACCGATTGCGCTGTTGCGCATTTTTGCCATCGAGATCGACATTGAAGGCGTTGTTTTATTCGCCACCCTGATCCTTATAGGCGGCGGCATCGCCAGTTACTTCCTGGCACGAAGGGGTTCCTTAGTCTGGGCCCAATGGCTGCTCATTGTGTCGCTGATGACGACGCTAAGCCTGATTATCCTCAACAACTTCACCGGTGCGAGCGATATGCCCCTGGTGATGGGCCTTGCTATCGCCATGAGTGGGCTGCTGCTGCAAGAGCGCGGCATGATCGTCACCGCTGTATGGAGCCTGGTTATCCTTGTGATCGCCACCCTGGCACAAGGCGACCTGACAACAGACTTCATCACCGGGCTTATGAGTGTGACGAGTTATACCGTCCTCACCTATTTGTGGGTGCAATATGCTCGTGTAAGCCAACAGGCCGGTTATAGCGAAGAAGTCGAAGCACGCTTTAAGTTAGCAGATATTACAACGCAGATCGTCCGCAGCATCACGACCAAACAGACGATGCAAGAAGCGCTAACCACAGCGCTTGAACTAATCGTGAAAGCCTATGACGATTATTATCATGCGCAGGTCTTCCTGCTCCAGCCAGATGAAGTGACCACCTCACTGGTCGCCAGTACAGGCGATGTTGGCAAACGCCTGCTTGCTCGTAACCACAGCCTCGCCGCTGGTAGTGTAAGTATCGTCGGTCAGACGATGCTCCATGCAAGGCCGCAGTTTTCTTACGTCGATGAAGTGAACTCGATCTTACGCCCGAATGATTTGCTGCCCCAGACCGTGCTTGAACTGGGTATTCCGCT
The Phototrophicus methaneseepsis DNA segment above includes these coding regions:
- a CDS encoding GAF domain-containing protein; the encoded protein is MTQQNKPIALVLNLITVFALVGSTSIIWPMLAEPTIRLALLASILAIVTIIIYSPSPTTALQGLFLVSAVFVLASHVGIALLVLIVGTLLGTLIHTLSDARHKKKPTAAGHLRARLIQALWNCAQIIAEVGIGLLAVFVVLLLTQTTLPMIAIELFTVITVLVALFLGLSLSYLIHTLLLPDAEIIAQFQHLHVWIKSGVFVTGILALSLTLTNVGPVVYAAMLLFAVYHITRPAVSTVSFKEQMASLETSYHDELTVLKQISRKITGSMLLDDLLLQIYEDIQSVLSFDTFYVATYDETYVTVAFPFVMQQNERQNWEVHALDNGYTSQVIRSGDRVHITLSNQHLYPSLQPNTQERQVAAFAGVPLTIDGEQYGVMAIMHHGNARAFTEKDVLLLETLASQTSVAIRNATVYQQTMMLAQNMSFINTSLHDVMFNIDRAEALQTACEIAASLTHTKKAAIFVNDLEEDIQTAVAYTGFAEGTAPPDWRDMEDTSFDPETTINISDTNQASDAIQRMARISDFRAILGVPLHSGASVIGSLNVYHDTPYQYTASEVSLMEMLANQVAAALDNAELLRALELYASEQAQLVELSRASSVQLELEQIVLKINQVLRDLFHFAKVDVALTLPGRSEDLLLTADVGQEHVTRSYRDLKQIPELTEILASVRFNVVRWDLDNEGLSDALREIMQQVGDVIRIGVPLIINQEVIGILQMRNDTKHTLTGNDIRLLEMATNQISFQLYNARRYNQTEEELVQRLEQLALLEEIAVQIAQSLDTGIILRNVLEAAMRATQATKSTVSLITSSGDLESTIHEMVHNRFTRRTEVQSLEAHPLADVIQTGEYRLQNHLPEPGTADPDDTTIPSAENVRTYQSSLAVPLQHTGKTLGVLEVQSTRPDFFTNEQVGFLKNLASHAAISISNATMLQERQQQVTMLSRLRDMTLSAVETLNQNEIIHVITRESLAVLDGYQSALYYYDPQLDRLIQVTGFIRGKESEIPRVGEPLIPDAAVYKAVHEAETRYIMDTAEDADYQSFRLKDQVQHRSIVIMPIARHHNIQEVLCITFQNPKFFDDEFINTVDLLSLQVARHLEIISLSESLSSSNNQMRIILNASRDGLALLDRNGFVQSANLAAEQLLGIKVDAENRDSFAEILANSLHPGDKDAAEAYAQEVDTIYRTRASSIADREYVIPAEGKPIYIKETHTSVTDDEGRLIARLVTLRDQSEEKELEEYRQKVQSMVIHDLRGPLGSIISSMYLALALLQNDADTVDENLVPSLEVSLESANQLLHLVDSMRDIERMDKGELPLDCQLLPVDYLMEQAVDALSTSMDEANLTIETRIADDITEVYADNDLIRRVLINLLQNAYKFTPSGGRIMIGADHETDEENQVRFFICDTGPGIPADMRERVFEQYEQITTQKPYQGDKGSGLGLHFCKLAVEAHGGRIWVADEGPLSGACFAFTLPLAPD
- a CDS encoding GAF domain-containing protein yields the protein MMRNRLAHILAVTLAGITLLVIVVGFPTTGSISEHYLESFIYGLLVFFAIIFSIPLSQGRLSLAHAIGMTAFLSLPREAFSIMTLMIALGSLAGSLTLVLRPRPFHSWQDRLYTLIYIVSRQTVSFFAAGSIYLALGGVVPIAPGFASNIVPITAFSLVYVALYLLIFALQTNYIQYGPYHMTRQNGLVIGMLIFMPIPFSILGGFLSRIHTSPALFIVTVTGAAMLIFGLYILSLRQLRLQRELHESRLLSAATDAIRGNLYLPDLLELAYQEVVKLLGVDYFTVALLDDNGDVSYPLIIEENAYKPHVLGDPPPPDHVLIQRVIVTGEPLILPHGVRHYMDMHKLPLPNVTISSWVGIPLRASGRSLGAFVIQSQGPRRFSQDDIRLIRILTTNASISVENAQVYQQQSYRAEQLAKLNMVTTTLTYSLSYDEVIETAMASAALITEADATALYAITNDGNYYLAEQRGLTSADQLPPVMTPPYGTGNAPRLLTVASLNTAPPAVQRILRDAHINALVELPLWVGNQQMGVLVLYYKMPQIFAYERRDLLQAYATQVAQALHNASTFASTDRALEQHIQQLSVLAELGQTLTAALKDARQVYETILSYIVDVTRAPHGAIIMKNEHGMLHVPAQHGYPKDFFSSVAILREGMIGQAMEKGFMVQCHDTHADDGCAPLLPDTRSILLVPIWRGSASVGLVLLESEKVEAFSKSDADFLQQVVQQGIIAIENTQLFQRVRQARDNMAVILNAMEEGILLLGADSTVMQANPRMTLLGLDSEDLIHRPIAHSMDNPVNDLITRLGFEDQAQIERLLQRLNDPAIWSQYDTHNYTLEDNEGIRHIQRQIIPVRDDQRQVVAALLVFYNKTEEYELGRQRQMFSRMLVHDLRSPLTAVTASLRLFQELIPEDSQYRSILEKAVDASQRAIRTVLMRADSLLDIAKMENGEVELDRDIASLPEIVDKVLTELMPLAVELNVEIQTNYMDDLPLLNIDGEKTERVIMNLMDNALKHSPTDSAIVVQARDVEDGYLRINIIDQGPGVPDSYKERLFEQFVQIEGQHGKRRGVGLGLTFCKLVIQAQGGRIWVEDNPQGGSTFSFTLPVAHIPEIIE
- a CDS encoding peptidylprolyl isomerase; this encodes MAKKYNAYPDMVIDPSKNYSARIETDKGPIELDLFADRAPKTVNNFVFLAREGFYNGLIFHRVIEDFMIQGGDPNGDGRGGPGYTWPDESSALQIKHERGSISMANAGRNTNGSQFFITHIVTNWLDGKHAVFGKVKGEKDQAVVDSIEQFDTIKSVEITES
- a CDS encoding response regulator, translated to MTRVLYIEDDFNNRVLVKRVLMAEGFEVEEADNAIDGIEMAKSNPPDIILMDISMPEMDGVTATQQIRSLPGIADLPIVAVTANAMQGDKEAFLGAGCDGYISKPIDIDTFVDQVRQFLK